Proteins from one Patescibacteria group bacterium genomic window:
- a CDS encoding pilin: MKKISLILALFLLILPTTASAVVTSYSIEDFGSSVGLGTADLVDTAINVIQWVLGILALVAVVMIIYGGILWMTAAGNEEKIGKAKKVISAAVIGLIIVLMAWAIVIFVAGTTANVVSE, encoded by the coding sequence ATGAAAAAAATATCTCTAATCTTAGCTCTATTTCTACTAATTTTGCCAACGACTGCTTCAGCTGTTGTGACCAGTTATAGTATTGAAGACTTTGGTAGTTCTGTTGGATTAGGCACAGCTGATCTTGTAGACACCGCCATTAACGTTATCCAATGGGTCCTTGGTATTTTAGCTTTAGTAGCTGTAGTTATGATTATTTATGGTGGCATTCTTTGGATGACGGCTGCTGGTAATGAAGAAAAGATTGGAAAAGCCAAGAAAGTTATTTCGGCCGCTGTTATTGGTTTAATTATTGTCTTGATGGCTTGGGCTATTGTCATCTTTGTGGCCGGTACTACTGCTAATGTAGTTTCTGAATAA
- a CDS encoding pilin, producing the protein MKKLALITSSVLLLALPVTALAQTSYSIGDIGGEVGLGTADLRDTVVNIIQWVLGILALVAVVMIIIGGFQWMTAAGNEERIEKAKKVISAAVIGLIIVLLAWAIVIFVAGTTSNVTQ; encoded by the coding sequence ATGAAAAAATTAGCTCTAATTACTTCTTCTGTTTTGTTACTAGCTCTTCCAGTTACTGCTTTAGCTCAAACCTCATACTCCATTGGAGATATTGGTGGTGAAGTCGGTTTAGGCACAGCTGATCTTAGAGATACAGTAGTTAATATTATTCAATGGGTGCTTGGTATTTTAGCTTTAGTAGCTGTAGTTATGATTATTATCGGTGGCTTTCAATGGATGACCGCTGCTGGTAATGAAGAAAGGATTGAAAAAGCTAAGAAAGTTATCTCAGCCGCTGTTATTGGTTTAATTATTGTCTTGCTGGCCTGGGCTATCGTTATCTTTGTGGCTGGTACTACTTCTAACGTTACTCAATAA
- a CDS encoding DUF2079 domain-containing protein yields MNKEEKINNYLNYLNDYLQRNSKKILIVIILIYVIIFSVLCLYKYLTYNYIGIDLAIFNQVFYNSSLGDFFELTIHPHLYLGDHFALIIPLLIPFYFLLRSPVTLLIMQTLFLALGAWPLYLIARQKLSKNLSLFISFFYLSHLFVHNINTYEFHILSLAIPLLFFLFYFYKKGNFALYTLFLVLCLSIREDLALVIFMFGLLALIDRKKWHWSLLPIILSIGWFIFAMKMTGEISGYGQYKFVRYYGWLGDDIKSIILGAINHPWVVIKHIFSFSNISFLVGLFLPFLFLPLLKPKYILPSTLIILQILFLTAAGPLALEIHYVALIIPFLFISLVYSIKKIYKKDSKYKITRILNRNKEIIIVILILASLYSSLVMGPLFYLSQDTLNYAEAKKDINIRKYFTSQIPEKSAVATGFHFLPQLSSRKKIYSLHYQYLGKKQYSNIDYSIPSDVEYLLFDMNDFLYYQFLYQENDENNIPGASRIRKLIKENDFHLTNYIDKYFLYTKKGKSVPLLYEKEVDLPNQINSINKKFEAIELKGYTTEKIKKYSIKDYNYEILPLTLYWQCLNEIEFDYQIKIHFTGENSSFEESYPLSALYPTHDWKKNEIIKVNYQILMPEAFKNIKYQIGLSVYHAQGNMGLNKSKIFRPQISQIDKFGRINLLGVNQN; encoded by the coding sequence ATGAATAAAGAAGAAAAAATTAATAATTATTTAAATTATTTAAACGACTATTTACAAAGAAACAGTAAAAAAATTTTAATAGTTATAATTTTAATATACGTTATTATATTTTCTGTTTTATGTTTATACAAATATCTTACCTATAACTATATTGGTATAGATTTGGCTATTTTTAACCAGGTTTTTTATAATTCTAGCCTCGGTGACTTTTTTGAACTAACTATTCATCCCCATCTTTATCTAGGTGATCACTTCGCTTTAATCATCCCCTTGTTAATACCTTTTTATTTTTTACTTAGAAGTCCAGTCACTTTATTAATTATGCAAACACTTTTTTTGGCTTTAGGAGCTTGGCCACTATATTTAATCGCCCGGCAGAAATTAAGCAAAAATTTATCTCTTTTTATAAGCTTTTTTTACCTAAGCCATTTGTTTGTTCATAATATAAATACTTATGAATTTCATATTCTTTCTTTGGCTATACCCTTATTATTTTTCTTATTTTATTTTTATAAAAAAGGAAACTTTGCTCTTTACACACTTTTTCTGGTTCTCTGTCTGAGTATCAGGGAAGATCTGGCTTTAGTTATCTTTATGTTTGGCTTATTAGCCCTTATCGATAGAAAAAAATGGCACTGGAGTCTCTTACCTATAATTTTAAGTATCGGCTGGTTTATTTTTGCCATGAAAATGACTGGGGAAATATCTGGTTACGGGCAATATAAATTTGTTCGTTATTATGGCTGGTTAGGTGATGACATTAAATCAATTATTTTAGGCGCTATTAATCATCCCTGGGTTGTTATAAAACATATTTTTTCCTTTAGTAATATTTCATTTTTAGTCGGACTATTTCTTCCTTTCCTTTTTTTACCGTTATTAAAGCCAAAATATATTTTGCCCAGCACTTTAATAATTTTACAAATACTCTTTTTAACAGCCGCTGGGCCACTAGCTCTGGAAATTCATTATGTAGCCCTTATTATCCCTTTTTTATTTATTAGCCTAGTTTATTCTATAAAAAAAATATATAAAAAAGACTCAAAATACAAAATAACAAGGATATTGAATAGAAATAAAGAAATAATTATTGTTATTCTAATCTTAGCCAGTCTTTATTCTAGTTTAGTTATGGGACCATTATTTTATCTTAGTCAAGATACTCTTAATTACGCCGAGGCAAAAAAAGATATTAATATTAGAAAATATTTTACCAGTCAAATTCCCGAAAAGTCAGCCGTAGCTACTGGTTTTCATTTCTTACCCCAATTATCTTCCCGTAAAAAAATATATTCTCTTCATTATCAATATTTAGGCAAAAAGCAATACTCTAATATTGATTACTCCATTCCATCCGATGTAGAATATCTTCTTTTTGACATGAATGATTTTTTGTATTATCAATTCCTTTATCAGGAAAATGATGAAAATAATATTCCCGGAGCTAGCCGTATTCGTAAACTTATAAAAGAAAATGATTTTCATCTTACAAATTATATTGACAAATACTTCTTATATACAAAAAAGGGTAAAAGCGTGCCTTTACTTTACGAAAAAGAGGTGGATTTACCAAATCAAATTAATTCTATCAATAAAAAATTTGAAGCTATAGAATTAAAGGGCTATACTACTGAGAAAATAAAAAAATATTCAATAAAAGATTATAACTATGAAATATTGCCCTTAACTTTATACTGGCAATGCCTTAATGAAATAGAATTTGATTATCAAATTAAGATTCACTTTACCGGTGAAAACTCTTCCTTTGAAGAAAGTTATCCTTTATCGGCTCTTTACCCCACCCATGATTGGAAAAAAAATGAAATAATTAAAGTAAATTATCAGATTCTTATGCCTGAAGCATTCAAAAATATTAAATACCAAATAGGTTTATCTGTTTATCATGCTCAAGGCAACATGGGTTTAAATAAAAGTAAGATTTTTCGCCCTCAAATCAGCCAAATAGACAAATTTGGGAGGATTAATCTTTTAGGGGTAAATCAAAATTAG